Proteins co-encoded in one Flavobacteriaceae bacterium MAR_2009_75 genomic window:
- a CDS encoding VCBS repeat protein (manually curated) — MNELHPITLIVTMTFFRTLSLKKYGCLILLLSIATSCTETYKLSGKNSVNEKIFSKLNSDETGIQFTNPLTEDVRYNGIQYEYFYNGGGVAVSDFNNDGLKDLFFVSTLGQHKLFVNKGDLKFEDVSDKTGILNKQHFSTGVTVVDINDDGWMDIYLSNSGKFKNPDTRRNRLFVNTGVKNKGGVPIFKEEAKKYGIDSPDCSTQASFFDYDKDGDLDMFLLNHSPSPYPEDKSLLELSTTDGGVANNKLFRNDNGYFNDVSQQAGIVQNRLSYGLGIAIGDVNNDSWPDLYVANDFTGKDQLYINNQNGRFTDRILEATNHISFFAMGNDIADINNDGWMDLMVVDMMGANNYDIKTSMSGMNPDRFYETVNSGQHYQYMYNTLQLNSGFVNKDGTPFFSDIAQITGVSNTDWSWAPLFFDMDNDGLKDLFVSNGIKRDFRNNDFVNFVNKKQDSIRKVEKMDVKKYISDVMDKMPTRKKENYFFKNNGKLVFEKMNETWGNDSQTSSNGSIYADLDNDGDLEIIVNNTDDPAYILKNNSIELGLGHHLKIRLNGPKGNRDGIGTRVVVSNNENKQTQELYFSKGFMSAKDRELHFGLGTKTLATIEVFWPDDSYQILQDVKADQLIVLDHSKSEKQFSERKGQNGELHLFQKTAIKGLNFKHQENDFDDFLRESLLPHKMSNEGPALSIADVNQDELEDIFVGGALGQAGKLFMQNKDGSFDEMGSTVFEVSSQFEDVNSIFFDVDADGDLDLYVVSGGNEYSQGSSNLLDRLYINDGEGRFTHNEKALPNISVSGSCVKPIDFDNDGDLDLFIWGRQVPGQYPYPAKSYLLENKSDSKKVVFIESEVTQSENWQEFGMVTDALWADLNDDEYLDLVITGEWMPIRVFENENGKQLVEKTAKYGLDQTNGWWYSLGARDFDGDGDVDIIAGNLGLNYKYKASVEAPFEVFADDFDISGSNDIVLSYYEEEELVPLRGRECSSNQMPFIKEKFPTYDSFGKAAIEDIFDSEQLKKSLHLKALNFASSYLENKGGEFEVRNLPIEAQLSSINEIVIDDFDNDGVNDVLLAGNLYSSEVETPRNDALHSLYLRGDGQGNFTPQSAGKSGLFTKGSVKEVSPILINKSKNLVFAINNEEIEVVSVKSKK, encoded by the exons ATGAACGAGCTTCACCCAATAACATTAATAGTAACTATGACTTTTTTTCGTACGTTATCATTGAAAAAATACGGCTGTTTAATTCTATTGTTAAGCATTGCTACTAGCTGCACCGAAACCTATAAATTATCCGGTAAAAACTCAGTAAATGAAAAGATTTTTAGCAAATTGAATTCAGATGAAACCGGCATTCAGTTCACTAACCCGTTAACGGAAGATGTTCGCTATAACGGTATTCAATACGAGTATTTTTATAATGGAGGGGGAGTAGCCGTTAGCGATTTTAACAATGATGGATTAAAAGATCTTTTCTTTGTCTCTACCTTAGGTCAACATAAACTTTTTGTCAATAAAGGTGATTTAAAATTTGAAGATGTATCTGATAAAACAGGTATATTGAACAAACAACACTTTTCAACGGGAGTAACGGTCGTTGACATAAATGATGATGGTTGGATGGATATTTACCTATCTAACTCTGGTAAATTCAAAAATCCCGACACTCGAAGAAATAGGCTATTCGTAAATACGGGCGTCAAGAATAAGGGCGGCGTTCCGATTTTCAAAGAGGAAGCCAAAAAATATGGGATTGATAGCCCCGATTGCTCTACTCAGGCGAGCTTTTTTGATTATGACAAAGATGGTGATCTTGACATGTTTCTTCTCAATCATAGTCCCTCCCCCTATCCTGAAGACAAATCACTTTTAGAACTTTCAACCACTGATGGTGGAGTAGCGAACAACAAACTTTTTAGGAATGATAATGGCTACTTCAATGACGTATCTCAACAGGCCGGTATCGTACAGAACCGTCTATCTTATGGGTTAGGTATAGCTATTGGCGATGTAAATAATGATAGTTGGCCAGATTTGTACGTTGCCAACGATTTTACCGGCAAAGACCAGCTTTACATAAATAATCAAAACGGCAGGTTCACCGACCGCATTCTTGAGGCCACAAACCATATTTCATTTTTTGCCATGGGTAATGATATTGCCGATATTAATAATGATGGATGGATGGATTTAATGGTCGTTGACATGATGGGTGCCAATAACTATGATATCAAGACCAGTATGAGTGGTATGAACCCTGACCGTTTTTATGAGACCGTTAACTCAGGTCAACATTATCAATACATGTATAATACCTTACAGCTCAATAGTGGGTTTGTAAATAAAGACGGAACTCCATTTTTTTCTGATATCGCACAAATTACCGGTGTATCGAATACCGATTGGAGCTGGGCCCCATTATTCTTTGATATGGATAATGATGGTCTAAAGGATCTATTTGTATCAAATGGTATTAAGCGAGATTTTAGAAACAATGACTTTGTGAATTTTGTAAATAAAAAACAAGATTCAATCAGAAAAGTTGAAAAAATGGACGTCAAAAAATATATCTCAGACGTCATGGATAAAATGCCTACCAGGAAGAAGGAAAATTACTTTTTCAAAAATAACGGTAAGCTAGTATTTGAAAAAATGAATGAAACATGGGGCAACGATTCTCAAACCAGCTCAAATGGATCGATTTATGCCGACCTTGACAATGATGGCGATTTAGAAATAATTGTAAACAACACAGATGATCCCGCCTACATTTTGAAAAACAATTCGATAGAATTGGGCTTAGGTCACCATCTTAAAATTCGATTAAACGGCCCGAAAGGCAACCGTGACGGTATTGGAACAAGGGTGGTGGTTTCAAACAATGAAAATAAGCAAACCCAAGAGCTTTATTTCTCTAAAGGTTTTATGTCTGCAAAAGACAGAGAACTACATTTTGGGTTAGGCACGAAAACATTGGCTACCATTGAAGTTTTTTGGCCAGATGATTCATACCAAATACTACAAGATGTCAAGGCCGATCAACTTATTGTTCTTGACCACTCAAAAAGTGAAAAACAATTTTCCGAACGCAAAGGTCAAAATGGCGAATTGCATTTATTTCAAAAAACTGCTATCAAAGGGTTAAATTTCAAACATCAGGAAAACGATTTTGATGATTTTTTACGAGAAAGTCTTTTACCCCATAAAATGTCAAACGAAGGGCCAGCCCTATCAATTGCAGATGTAAACCAAGATGAATTAGAGGACATATTCGTAGGAGGAGCGTTAGGTCAGGCTGGAAAACTATTCATGCAAAATAAAGATGGATCTTTTGATGAAATGGGGTCTACAGTATTTGAAGTATCGTCACAGTTTGAAGATGTAAATTCTATATTTTTTGATGTCGACGCAGATGGTGATTTAGATTTGTACGTGGTTAGCGGCGGAAACGAATATTCACAAGGTTCATCTAATTTACTTGACAGACTTTATATAAATGATGGCGAAGGCCGGTTTACCCACAATGAAAAAGCTTTGCCCAACATTTCGGTGAGTGGTTCTTGCGTAAAACCAATTGATTTTGACAACGATGGTGATTTAGACTTATTCATT TGGGGCAGGCAAGTGCCTGGCCAATATCCGTACCCTGCAAAAAGCTATCTGTTAGAGAATAAAAGTGATTCTAAAAAAGTTGTATTTATAGAAAGTGAAGTAACGCAAAGTGAAAATTGGCAAGAGTTTGGCATGGTAACAGATGCACTATGGGCAGACCTTAATGATGATGAATATTTAGACCTTGTTATTACGGGAGAATGGATGCCCATTAGAGTATTTGAAAACGAGAATGGCAAACAATTAGTTGAAAAAACAGCTAAGTATGGTTTAGATCAAACTAATGGTTGGTGGTATAGTTTGGGTGCAAGAGATTTCGACGGCGATGGAGATGTAGACATAATAGCCGGAAACTTAGGGTTGAACTACAAATATAAAGCGAGCGTCGAAGCCCCATTTGAAGTGTTTGCAGATGATTTCGATATTTCTGGATCCAATGATATTGTGCTGAGTTATTACGAAGAAGAAGAATTGGTTCCTCTTAGAGGAAGAGAGTGCTCATCGAACCAAATGCCCTTCATTAAAGAAAAATTCCCTACTTATGATTCTTTCGGAAAGGCAGCAATCGAAGATATTTTCGATTCAGAGCAACTAAAAAAGTCTTTGCATTTGAAAGCTTTAAATTTTGCCTCTTCTTATTTAGAAAATAAAGGTGGTGAATTTGAGGTTCGTAATTTGCCTATTGAGGCGCAACTCTCTTCAATAAATGAAATTGTAATTGATGACTTTGACAACGATGGGGTAAATGACGTATTGCTAGCAGGAAATCTCTATTCATCGGAGGTTGAAACTCCAAGAAATGACGCACTTCATTCACTTTATTTAAGAGGTGATGGCCAAGGAAATTTTACTCCGCAATCAGCTGGAAAAAGTGGTCTATTTACAAAAGGTAGCGTAAAAGAGGTCAGCCCAATACTTATCAATAAATCTAAAAATTT
- a CDS encoding lycopene beta-cyclase, whose translation MDYYPSHFDYIIIGAGAAGLMLAHAMTNDEYFSEASILILDKDQKKTNDRTWCFWEKGRGQFDQIVHKSWNHIYFEGKELAKRYAITPYSYKMIKGLDFYEKQFETLKNKKNVTIKFEKVLDLSENDAQVSLKTTTNTYTAATVFNSIFSYAAANSQSTYPVIQQHFVGWKIKADRPVFDVDTVTYMDFSVPQKGNTRFMYVLPQSKNEALVEYTLFSKDLLDKEVYEEALHTYITTKLNCPNYEITDREQGSIPMTCYDFAQHNTKRILNIGTAGGWAKPSTGYTFMSTAKKIPVLIDHLKADKPLNSLNFKNRFWYYDLLLLDVLSQNNEMGHHVFESLFNKKTPQSILKFLDEESTFLEELSVIWGCPKWLFIKSLLLRLSKY comes from the coding sequence TTGGATTATTACCCCTCTCATTTTGATTACATCATCATAGGTGCCGGAGCGGCAGGCCTGATGTTAGCCCATGCCATGACCAATGATGAGTACTTTTCAGAAGCATCAATCTTAATTCTAGATAAAGACCAAAAGAAAACCAACGACCGAACCTGGTGTTTCTGGGAAAAAGGCAGGGGTCAATTTGACCAAATAGTTCATAAAAGCTGGAATCATATTTACTTTGAAGGCAAAGAACTCGCTAAGCGATATGCCATCACACCTTATTCATATAAAATGATTAAGGGATTGGATTTCTACGAGAAGCAGTTCGAAACCTTGAAGAACAAAAAAAATGTAACTATTAAGTTTGAGAAAGTTCTTGACCTCAGTGAAAACGATGCTCAAGTTTCACTCAAGACGACTACGAATACCTATACCGCTGCAACAGTATTTAATAGTATTTTCAGTTATGCAGCCGCAAATAGTCAAAGTACGTACCCGGTCATTCAGCAACATTTTGTAGGTTGGAAAATAAAAGCCGACCGACCGGTGTTTGATGTCGATACCGTTACCTATATGGATTTTTCGGTTCCTCAAAAAGGAAATACCCGCTTTATGTATGTACTTCCGCAGTCGAAAAATGAAGCTCTGGTAGAGTACACTCTTTTTTCAAAAGATTTGCTCGATAAGGAGGTGTATGAAGAGGCGCTTCATACCTATATCACAACAAAATTAAACTGCCCGAATTACGAAATTACCGATAGAGAGCAGGGCAGCATACCCATGACCTGTTATGATTTTGCGCAACACAATACAAAAAGAATTTTGAATATAGGTACGGCCGGTGGTTGGGCCAAGCCCAGCACAGGATATACTTTTATGAGCACAGCGAAAAAGATTCCTGTTTTGATAGACCACTTGAAGGCGGACAAACCTCTAAATTCTCTCAACTTTAAAAACCGGTTTTGGTATTATGACCTGCTCCTTTTAGATGTGTTATCGCAAAATAATGAGATGGGACATCATGTTTTTGAATCCCTTTTTAATAAAAAAACTCCCCAATCGATTCTTAAATTTCTAGATGAAGAAAGTACTTTTTTAGAGGAATTAAGTGTAATATGGGGTTGCCCTAAATGGCTTTTTATCAAAAGTTTACTGCTCAGGTTATCGAAATATTGA
- a CDS encoding TonB-linked SusC/RagA family outer membrane protein: MNNQLYLKKRCTLACRHFFTLLLFFGSFMFSAAYAQSVISGTVTDQTGTPLPGVSVVVDGTTQGVSTDFDGNYSIDVENPDATLIFSYIGFVKQTIAMEGRNSIDISMQEDIASLDEVVVVGYGTQKRATVSGSVASVKGEELTKSPAVNLTNSLSGRVAGLFVSQASAEPGYDNANIRIRGTNTYNNTGALVVVDGIPDRDGGLARINPADIESISVLKDAAAAIYGARAANGVILVTTKRGKTGKPKITYSSQQGWAAPTVIPEMANAAQYAELRNELEVYNLPVDEWQAATDGFNSTGTYTRPDGSQRNAIYTPEDIELFSNGQDPWGHPDTDWFKETLKRGSSQEKHTMQLSGGSENFNYFSSLGYLKQDAYYKSSATGYEQYDIRINLDAQISEGIKFKIGVLGREEKRYFPTEPAGAIFRMLTRGRPTEPAYWPNGFPGPDIENGQQPVVITTNATGYDRDTRDYFQSNATLDIKIPWIEGLTLQTTAAIDKSFLNRKVWRTPWELYTWDGANRDESGLTPVQRGPAEPRLTQYAQNRLNILLGANLQYQKSFGNHNLILLAGTNKETKTYEGFDAFRRYFISPAIEDLFAGGTDEQNINGSSDRASRLNYFGRVGYDFSEKYLMEFLWRYDGSYLFPEETRYGFFPGFTAGWVITKEKWFENMDSDSYLNHLKLRASWGQLGNDKFDDSEFPSNQFLATYGFGNYVINNSQVTTLSESRVPNTGITWEVATNINLGIDARFIKNKLNLEFDWFLNKRTDILTTPSASLPSLSGITPPRQNFGEVENKGFDFILGWNDYIGEEFSYGITVNAGYAKNKILFNDEAEGSPEWQRVTGRTIGAQLVYGYDGIFATQADIDAETLDYSALVNNLRPGDMKLVDYDGDGRITPDDRYRTDKNVYPTLQGGANLTASYKNFDISMLFQGAWGGELFFNFSEAGTIGNYLERDYNNRWSVNNPSSVDPRITNRADQYYSNGNTYWRQDTDYMRLKNFELGYNFPEEIIGQIGLSNLRFYLNGNNLFTWTDAIFDPEGLNTSGRDYPVSKIFSVGFSVSF, from the coding sequence ATGAACAACCAACTCTACCTTAAGAAAAGGTGTACGCTTGCATGTCGTCACTTTTTCACTCTCTTATTATTTTTCGGAAGTTTTATGTTTTCTGCGGCTTATGCACAGTCCGTAATTTCAGGAACCGTAACCGATCAAACGGGCACTCCCCTACCAGGCGTTAGTGTAGTGGTCGATGGAACTACTCAAGGGGTGTCTACCGATTTTGACGGTAATTACTCCATCGATGTAGAAAACCCAGATGCCACTCTTATATTTTCTTATATTGGTTTTGTTAAGCAAACTATTGCGATGGAAGGTAGAAATTCTATTGATATCTCAATGCAAGAAGACATTGCCAGTCTTGACGAAGTAGTTGTCGTGGGCTATGGCACACAAAAGAGGGCCACTGTTTCAGGTTCCGTAGCCTCGGTAAAAGGTGAAGAATTGACTAAATCACCCGCTGTAAACCTAACCAATTCCCTTTCTGGGCGAGTAGCTGGTTTATTCGTGTCTCAAGCAAGCGCCGAACCAGGCTATGATAACGCAAACATTCGAATTCGTGGAACCAACACTTATAATAACACTGGGGCTTTAGTTGTAGTCGATGGTATACCGGACAGAGATGGTGGCTTGGCGCGTATCAACCCTGCCGACATAGAAAGTATTTCGGTTTTGAAAGATGCAGCTGCGGCTATTTACGGTGCTAGAGCTGCAAATGGTGTAATTTTGGTAACAACAAAACGGGGTAAGACTGGTAAACCCAAAATAACGTATTCCTCACAACAAGGTTGGGCAGCACCTACCGTTATTCCAGAAATGGCCAATGCGGCACAATACGCCGAGTTAAGAAATGAACTGGAAGTCTATAATCTACCAGTTGATGAATGGCAAGCAGCGACCGATGGTTTTAATTCAACAGGCACATATACCAGGCCTGATGGTTCCCAAAGAAATGCCATTTATACCCCAGAAGATATTGAATTGTTTAGTAATGGTCAAGACCCATGGGGTCACCCAGATACAGATTGGTTCAAAGAAACTTTAAAAAGAGGTTCTTCTCAAGAAAAACACACAATGCAATTGAGTGGCGGCAGTGAAAACTTTAACTATTTTAGTTCTTTGGGCTACTTAAAACAAGATGCTTACTATAAAAGTTCAGCCACGGGTTACGAGCAATATGACATACGAATAAATCTAGATGCTCAGATCAGTGAGGGCATAAAATTCAAAATAGGAGTTCTTGGAAGAGAAGAAAAACGATACTTTCCTACAGAACCAGCAGGGGCCATTTTCAGAATGCTCACCCGCGGTAGACCAACAGAACCTGCTTACTGGCCCAATGGGTTTCCAGGTCCTGACATCGAAAACGGACAACAACCCGTTGTTATCACGACCAATGCCACCGGATATGATCGCGATACAAGAGATTATTTTCAGTCGAATGCAACTTTAGACATTAAAATTCCTTGGATAGAGGGACTAACGTTACAAACCACGGCAGCAATAGACAAAAGCTTTTTAAATCGCAAAGTTTGGCGTACCCCTTGGGAGCTTTATACTTGGGACGGGGCTAACCGTGATGAGTCAGGATTGACACCTGTGCAAAGAGGGCCTGCAGAACCGCGTCTTACCCAATACGCACAGAACCGATTGAATATTCTATTAGGTGCCAACCTACAATATCAAAAATCTTTCGGCAACCATAACTTAATACTTCTTGCAGGTACGAACAAGGAGACTAAAACTTATGAAGGCTTCGACGCTTTTCGTCGGTATTTCATATCTCCAGCGATTGAGGATTTATTCGCAGGAGGTACCGATGAACAAAATATAAATGGTTCATCAGATAGAGCTTCGAGGCTCAATTATTTTGGCCGTGTTGGCTATGACTTCTCGGAAAAATATTTAATGGAATTTCTTTGGAGGTATGATGGGTCTTATTTATTCCCAGAGGAAACTAGATATGGTTTCTTCCCAGGTTTTACGGCAGGTTGGGTGATTACCAAAGAAAAATGGTTCGAGAATATGGATAGTGATTCATACTTAAATCATCTCAAACTTCGTGCTTCATGGGGCCAATTGGGTAATGACAAATTCGATGATTCTGAGTTTCCTTCCAACCAATTTCTAGCTACTTACGGTTTCGGAAATTATGTTATAAACAACTCTCAAGTTACCACCTTAAGTGAGTCTAGAGTACCAAATACAGGAATTACATGGGAGGTGGCAACCAACATCAATCTCGGTATCGATGCCCGTTTTATCAAAAACAAATTGAATTTAGAGTTTGACTGGTTCCTAAACAAAAGAACAGATATTCTAACGACACCATCTGCATCTTTACCTTCCCTTTCTGGTATTACTCCACCGCGGCAAAATTTCGGTGAAGTTGAAAATAAAGGTTTTGATTTTATACTTGGCTGGAACGATTACATCGGAGAAGAATTCAGTTATGGTATAACAGTAAATGCTGGCTATGCAAAAAATAAGATACTTTTTAACGATGAAGCAGAAGGGTCGCCAGAATGGCAACGTGTAACGGGCAGAACTATAGGGGCACAGTTGGTCTACGGGTACGATGGCATATTTGCGACCCAAGCCGATATCGATGCTGAAACTCTAGATTATTCGGCCCTAGTCAACAATCTCCGCCCAGGAGATATGAAATTGGTCGATTATGACGGTGACGGAAGAATAACTCCTGATGATCGTTATAGAACAGATAAAAACGTCTACCCCACTTTACAAGGAGGTGCCAATCTTACGGCTAGTTATAAAAACTTTGATATCAGCATGCTCTTTCAAGGAGCTTGGGGAGGCGAACTATTTTTCAACTTTAGTGAGGCCGGTACCATTGGAAACTATTTGGAAAGAGATTATAACAATCGCTGGTCCGTTAATAACCCAAGCAGTGTGGATCCAAGAATAACCAATCGTGCCGACCAGTATTATAGTAATGGCAATACCTACTGGCGTCAAGATACCGACTATATGCGCCTGAAGAATTTTGAGCTGGGCTATAATTTTCCTGAAGAAATCATAGGTCAGATAGGTTTAAGCAATTTACGGTTCTATTTAAACGGCAATAATCTTTTTACTTGGACGGATGCTATTTTTGACCCTGAAGGTTTAAATACCAGTGGTAGAGATTACCCGGTTTCAAAAATATTTAGCGTAGGTTTCTCCGTATCATTCTAA
- a CDS encoding putative outer membrane starch-binding protein: protein MNIKNIIKVWGMVLPSVIALSCNDDFTSITPLSEVSESSVWSDAGLAEATVTGAYNGLGAGGLDEQMLASLTDEAIFTHTGRGINTINESRANSADTGWINNTWDWNNMYGYIRDVNLAIANLGEGGIEDTNLVDRLLGEAHFLRAYYYHQLLRFYGGVPLISEPLELDSDYDIPRNTFEESVNFIVADCERAFELLDGRDMASGRANPTVALALKARILLYAASDLHDFPTASANSDVLSGYSNPELIAYTSGDQQQRWILARDAVKAALDYSTTGYKLDLTSPVSLEEGEQNYLDISLARNGGENDIIWERQYVENTGPGRRIGLFNGPNGYHNWAGNAPLQNLVDDYAMSDGSEFDWDNPEHASAPYDNREARFYATILYDGADWKPRPSDVAERDPANQIQTGQYDIIGSDGVETHFGLDTRQGPVEDWNGTRTGYYFKKFVEPDPAFIDQTGFQTIPWPFFRETELVLNYVETLLETGDEGEATNWLNKIRFRIGLPAIAATGDELVEAYRNERRVELAYEQHRYHDARRWMIAPSTLGAPAVGIQITGTLKPSASVSTYKYDPENYDYSYVPTVVDPGFENRLWLDKSYFVPIRIAELNANTALVQNPGYD from the coding sequence ATGAATATTAAGAATATAATTAAAGTCTGGGGAATGGTCTTACCATCGGTTATCGCCTTGAGCTGTAATGATGATTTTACCAGCATTACCCCCTTAAGCGAGGTATCAGAATCTAGTGTCTGGTCAGATGCCGGTCTAGCCGAAGCAACGGTAACTGGCGCGTATAATGGCTTAGGTGCGGGAGGTCTTGATGAGCAAATGCTCGCCTCTTTAACCGATGAAGCCATATTCACACATACTGGTCGAGGCATTAACACCATTAATGAATCTCGCGCCAACTCGGCAGATACAGGCTGGATAAATAATACATGGGATTGGAATAATATGTACGGCTACATTAGAGATGTAAATTTAGCCATTGCCAATTTGGGCGAAGGTGGTATTGAAGACACAAATCTTGTCGATAGACTACTTGGCGAAGCGCATTTTCTAAGAGCCTATTATTATCATCAACTGTTGCGTTTTTATGGAGGAGTACCTCTTATATCTGAGCCACTTGAATTAGATTCGGATTATGACATTCCAAGAAATACTTTCGAAGAGTCCGTAAATTTTATCGTCGCAGATTGTGAACGGGCTTTCGAATTGCTCGATGGTCGTGATATGGCTTCAGGCAGGGCTAACCCTACGGTTGCTCTAGCCCTAAAGGCACGAATTCTACTGTATGCTGCTAGCGATCTTCATGACTTCCCCACTGCCTCCGCTAATTCAGACGTTCTTTCAGGGTATTCAAATCCTGAATTGATCGCATACACTTCTGGTGATCAACAGCAGCGGTGGATACTTGCCCGCGATGCGGTAAAGGCCGCTCTCGACTATTCTACCACTGGGTATAAATTAGATTTAACTTCACCGGTATCACTGGAAGAAGGTGAACAGAATTATCTAGATATTTCTTTGGCGCGTAATGGTGGTGAAAATGATATTATCTGGGAGAGACAATATGTTGAAAACACTGGGCCAGGAAGACGAATCGGTCTATTTAACGGCCCAAATGGATACCACAACTGGGCAGGAAATGCCCCACTGCAAAACCTTGTGGATGATTATGCAATGAGTGATGGTTCTGAGTTTGACTGGGACAACCCTGAACATGCCAGTGCACCCTATGACAATCGAGAAGCTCGTTTTTATGCGACCATTTTGTACGATGGGGCAGATTGGAAACCTAGACCATCTGACGTAGCAGAACGTGATCCAGCCAATCAAATACAAACAGGGCAATATGACATTATAGGTTCTGATGGAGTTGAAACTCACTTCGGCCTCGATACTCGTCAAGGTCCGGTTGAAGACTGGAACGGCACACGAACTGGCTATTATTTCAAAAAATTTGTAGAACCGGATCCTGCATTTATAGACCAAACAGGTTTTCAGACCATACCTTGGCCATTCTTTCGTGAGACTGAGCTTGTACTCAATTATGTAGAAACGCTTTTAGAAACAGGAGATGAAGGCGAAGCCACAAACTGGTTGAACAAAATTAGATTTAGAATTGGTCTTCCGGCAATAGCCGCAACAGGAGACGAACTAGTAGAAGCTTATCGAAACGAGAGAAGAGTCGAACTCGCCTATGAACAACATCGCTATCACGACGCCCGTAGATGGATGATTGCTCCAAGTACTTTAGGTGCGCCTGCTGTAGGTATTCAGATAACTGGCACTCTCAAACCAAGTGCTTCAGTTTCTACGTACAAATATGATCCTGAAAATTATGATTACAGCTACGTGCCTACGGTCGTAGATCCTGGTTTTGAAAATAGATTATGGCTAGACAAAAGTTATTTCGTACCCATACGAATAGCTGAGCTTAATGCAAATACCGCATTGGTACAAAACCCGGGTTATGATTAA